A window of the Podospora bellae-mahoneyi strain CBS 112042 chromosome 6, whole genome shotgun sequence genome harbors these coding sequences:
- a CDS encoding hypothetical protein (EggNog:ENOG503NYY3; COG:O), translating to MHFTKAAATGLAVLVGLASAHPGHDVAQEAAERREFLANAKRTDLSHCAEKLRARGIEAKNIARRKAQVEEARRKRNIKKRDIGDVLAKSHNKTSLGYTPNTDSATLFAGINSCILSPEVTQGPYYVAGEYVRENLIEDQEGVELLVDYQVIDVDTCDPVPNVYLEAWACNATGVYGGVIAGGNGDTADASNIHNTWLRGIQPTDEDGVARFQTIFPGHYTGRTAHIHIMVHTNATLQPNQTLGHDNYASHIGQAYFDQDLITAVEQTAPYNTNRQPLTTNAQDFLLAQGSAGTVDPVMEYTLLGDSVEDGLFAWLSFGIDTSVSNKINPAVYLGEEGGVANPNPGFGGPGGPGGPPGGWTPPPGWTPPPGFPLEENEEVEA from the exons ATGCATTTCACCAAAGCCGCCGCCACTGGCCTTGCTGTCCTGGTAGGACTAGCCAGCGCCCATCCAGGCCACGATGTCGCCCAGGAGGCTGCCGAACGACGCGAGTTCCTCGCCAACGCTAAGCGGACTGATCTGAGTCACTGTGCTGAGAAGCTCCGCGCCCGCGGCATCGAGGCCAAGAACATTGCCAGACGTAAGGCTCAGGTCGAAGAGGCTCGTCGCAAGAGAAACATCAAGAAGCGTGATATCGGCGATGTTTTGGCCAAGAGCCACAACAAGACCTCCCTTGGCtacacccccaacaccgaTAGCGCAACCCTCTTTGCGGGCATCAACTCCTGCATTCTGAGCCCCGAGGTCACCCAGGGCCCATACT ATGTTGCCGGCGAATACGTGCGTGAAAACCTCATTGAGGACCAGGAAGGCGTTGAGCTCCTTGTCGACTACCAAGTAATCGACGTCGACACATGTGACCCTGTTCCCAATGTTTACCTCGAGGCGTGGGCTTGCAACGCCACTGGTGTGTATGGCGGTGTCATCGCCGGCGGCAACGGCGACACCGCTGATGCCTCCAACATCCACAACACCTGGCTTCGTGGCATCCAGCCCACCGATGAGGATGGAGTTGCCCGTTTCCAGACCATTTTCCCCGGCCACTACACCGGACGTACTGCCCACATCCACATCATGGTTCACACCAACGCCACCCTCCAGCCCAACCAGACCCTAGGTCATGACAACTATGCTAGCCACATTGGCCAGGCTTACTTCGACCAGGATCTCATCACCGCTGTTGAGCAGACGGCCCCGTACAACACCAACCGTCAGCCCTTGACCACCAATGCTCAGGACTTCCTTCTCGCCCAGGGCTCGGCTGGCACAGTTGACCCGGTGATGGAGTACACTCTTCTCGGCGACTCGGTCGAGGATGGTCTCTTCGCTTGGTTGTCGTTCGGTATCGACACCTCTGTCAGCAACAAGATTAATCCTGCTGTCTaccttggagaggaaggtggcgttgccaaccccaaccctggTTTCGGTGGTCCTGGCGGTCCCGGTGGTCCTCCAGGTGGctggactcctcctcctggatGGACTCCCCCTCCTGGATTCCCCCTTGAGGAAAACGAGGAAGTTGAGGCTTAG